The Pyrus communis chromosome 5, drPyrComm1.1, whole genome shotgun sequence region ATATGTGATTAATGAATAATTAATACCAATAATCAACATGGAAAATCTAATTAGTTTTGCTAGAGGATCAGCAATGATTATGGTGAGGTCAACATAAATCTAATTCGCTTACAGCAGTGGACAGTCTTTCTTTAAGTTCTTGagattaattatatttgataaatatgaAGAGAAATTGATGAGTAATCTAATTGTTAGAGGTTTTCTTAGAATTAATAATTATAAGATGTTAAAAATAAGGAGATTAATTTCCACAAATGAAAAATGTTGGGATAAAAGCTTAAAAAGGGAAAGAGCGCTTACAATTTTCTGTTCATGTTCAATTGTGCATCCCAATTTGTCATCTGAATATCAATATTGTTTCCTGAAGAAATTGAGGAATAATTGATATAATCATTGAATATCAACTAAGTGTACTTATGCTCAAAGTAAACAAAATTAACAGTATACTGATTAAGATTTGTGATGATGATTACCAAAGTTGAAAAGATGGGAGGGTAGAGATGGAAGAAGATCAGCGTTTCTCATTTGAGCCCAACAAAATCCAATTCTACAGAGAGTTGGCCTTCTGTTGATGTTTGCAGACTGTAGAATTTTTCTCAAAGTTCCTATATATGAACTTCTGAGCCCAGAAACTGAAACAcacataaaagaaaacaaggtttTTAAGGTGTGATTTTATTGAGAGCACAATGCATGCATGTATTGATAATGTTAATCACATTCCACCTCTACGTTTAATTGCTTAAGCAAACTCAAATCAAAAGTTGTCCAAGAAAGGATTTGATTCAAAGAAACAATTTAAGcccaaaaatggaaaaaaaagttTCGACTTgaaagttttaaattttcacTTTGGTATCCAAAATGAATCAAGCAGAACCCGCAAAAGTGAAAACTGAAATGACAATCCTAGAAACCCAAGATTACTCGGAACGGCAGATTCTTATATACATGTCACCAGGGATATATCTCCTAATATAGCGCTCATCATGCAACCTAAGGTGATGAGTACTACACTCACAAGGGATTGTACTCCCGGTGACGCACATAGTATTTTGCACTGTGAAGACATGAATAGAAACTGATTTATTTCCTCACCTCCGATCTCTCGAAATGAAAAGAGCTAGCCCTGTTGAGCTGAGAAAGTTTCCCAGATGATTTTGTAGTGAAAAAGGTGTGACCTTGAAACTCCCTTTGAGTGCAGCAACGGTTCTTTTccttttgaagaaaaatgtaGTGAGAAGAAggttatatataattagtaacCGCAGTATGAATCGTGATCGTGAAAGGAATATGAAACGTCCAGGTGACTCAGAGCCTTCAAATTATACATGGGAAAGGATGATCCCTTTCACCTAATCAtcctcatcaaacaatctggatttttgaaatttgatctaacggttaaaagtATAggctcactttaaaagttataataactttagctatttgatcaaattttaagaaccCAAATTATTTGATAAGGAAAATTAGGTAGAAGAAATCCGAAAATGATTCATTTGcttatacatgtatatatggGCCGGGGCGgctctttctctcttttactAGCAAGTTGTCTGTTTGCTTTCGCCTTCACTTAATTTGACTTGATttgtattaataaattatttgagtCGAAAATGACTGGTTACTTTCCTACTTGATGCAGCTGCATAGTCAAAGCTAAATAAgatgatgaaaattttgataaatgACTCACATTTTGATTCAGTTTCTTTTCTGTTGCAAACTCTATATTGCACATAGTTAGAGCTTATTTGGATCTGTTTTTAAAATAACCGAAaacgtttttggtaaaaatgtttttagaaccaatttttaataaacatgtaaggaaatcttggaaaaacacttaaagtgctttatagaaaaagcacataactggtgcttcttgcagaaagcactttaagtgtttttggatCCAAAAACTTTTTATCGAAaagcgctttcaatcattttgagCTCTTATACTCATACATCTTTCTAGCTTTTTTAGTCTGGACCAAACTTAGTATTCACTGGAAACTTCaaccgttgaatcttcaatcactGAATTATTGGATGCACATCTATTTGTTTATTCATTTGATTCATGCTATAGGCCAATTCATTCTAGAATTTTCAATACCATATGGTTGCAAGTACCTAAACACAATATATCCACATCGTAGGAACTTTCATGCTATAACTGATGGGTATATACTTTCATGGTACTTGCAATCATAGTTGAATGGTTCACCACTAAATTACTAATAATATCGATGCCTTTTAAAATGATCGaaagtgttttttgtgaaaatatttttagaatcaatttttaataaacatgtaaGGAAATCctggaaaaacacttaaagtgctttatgGAAAAGCCACATAACcggtgcttcttgcagaaagcactttaagtgcttttggatcCAAAAACTTTTTTCTcgaaaagcgctttcagtcattttgaGCTCTTATACTCGTATATCTTTCTAGTTTTTTTAGTCTGGACCAAACTTAGTATTCATTGGAAACTTCagccgttgaatcttcaatcattGAATTATTGGATGCACATCTATTTGTTTATTCATTTGATTCATGCTATAGGCCAATTAATTCTAGAATTTTCAATACCATATGATTGCAGGTACCTAAACACAATATATACACATCGTAGGAACTTTCATGCTATAACTGATGGGTATATACTTTCATGGTACCTGCAATCATAGTTGAATGGTTCACCACTAAATTACTAATAATATCGATGCCTTTTAAAATGACCGAAagcgttttttgtgaaaatgtttttagaaccaatttttaataaacatgtaagtaaatcctgaaaaaacacttaaagtgctttatgGAAAAgccacataactggtgcttcttgcagaaagcactttaagtgcttttggatcCAAAAAccttttctctaaaaacgctttcagtcattttgaGCTCTTATGCTCGTATATCTTTCTGGATTTTTTAGTCTGGACCAAACTTAGTATTCACTGGAAACTTCagccgttgaatcttcaatcactGAATTATTGGATGCACatctatttgtttatttatttgactCATGCTATAGGCCAATTCATTCTAGAATTTTCAATACTATATGATTGCATGTACCTAAACACAATATATACACATCGCATGAACTTTTATGCTATAACTGATGGGTATATACTTTCATGGTATCTGCAATTATAGTTGAATGGTTCACCACTAAATTACTAATAACATCGATgccttttgaaaaaaaaaaaaaaaaaaaaactctgtaAGTTGTTGACAAATCGTTAGCGTCTTTTGTTGTACAATAAATGTTATCATAGACGCTCTAATGTTCAGTTTTGATGAAACTGCAAAATGAGGGATatattgagaatttgagaggaTAACAATTTCGGATCACTTACTGAAACTGATATGGGTCTAAAATTAGGTCATTGCTCTATTTTTGACATTTGGGAGTTTATTTTCATAGTCTTTCACGTGACTATATAAATGGATTTTTTAGAAGCTTTTTCTAATTTTGACAATAGCTAGGGAAACTGGGTAATTAATAATACAAAATTggaactattttttcttttgtttgtttcttttataCTGAATTTCTGGGTGCTATTAACTGCTAGGCAGATAAGGGATGGAATTGCTACTTTAATTAGTACTCTATTGAGTTTATTGTTTGAGCTAGTATATTACTTATGAGCGAAAACAAAATAACATCTTAATTGAGACATCATGAATAAGCCAATGCTAATCAATCTGAAGGTTCGGGTACCTTCTTTTGGTATTGCATATCAGTATTAGAATTTGAAGATGTGCTCAGGAAATACAAAAATTCCAAGCTATTGAAAAATGAAAGGCAttctactttttgttttttggaataGCATTATAGTGTGACGGTAGGCCTTGTTTGGCATGCCGTATTACACACTGAATAATACTATTTTAATATGAATAGGTGTTTGGCggtttatattataatatttttctttctagacAGAAACTTAGTTTTCATTACCAAAATATTAAATTGGCCTagtaattttgttttgaaactTTTTCCAAGTGCATATCAAATGTGTTGTCTTACAATATCTAATTATGGATTCTATATCTTCACTAGATATGGAATGAGAATCTtctccagatcctctttgtaaCGATCTCAAAGATTCTCAAATCGTATTCGTTCATTATACATCGTATGGTCAATTTTTGTTACGTGCTGTTCatacaattttaaataaaaaaattaaaaaaaatttctgactgtacgatgtacgatgaacggacacgatttgaaGATttccaggatcctcacaaagagtaTTCGAAGAGAATACTCTCGAATGAAAGAAAGATTGTGGCATGCCTTGGATGATGCAATGAAAAAAGCCTTCGTACTCATGTTATTTGGACAAAGTAACCATGATTGAACTTGGacaacattattttattttgttaaaaaggagaaacaatagattttgtttACTTGGATGAAGTAACCACAGAATGAGGACATTCTTGCTtgcaataatatattttgtgaACTTGGCATGTGGTTGGATTAATCTGATTATggttgtggtttttttttttgtgaacattaattattttattgggaAATGGgcggtgctatccacacactttttcaatttttgaccgttgaattgaatgaattaaagaatatcaaatgaCAACAATTAACAAGGACATGTCAAATGtaaaaagaatgtgtggataaTACTACCTTGAGAAATATTGATGTATGGAGTtcactttttttattgttattgttcGTGTGTGTTGTTTAAGATGGGTATAATTCCGATAAAAGAGTCATCAAACATATAAGGTTCTGTCAAaaagtttttcctttttttccttttcattttatcaccaatttctctcttaaaaataaacattatttgtcataaaaaataaaaatagtacgAAATCTTCTTATCTGGTACAATACTAAACAAAGTATTAAATAGTCAGTTTTCAGTCTAATATTGCACTAAATGACTGATTACATTAGTCAGTACTATCTGATGCACAAATTAGTCCATCTGATTtaaaatagtcagtacagtccgacATACTAAGCGAGACCTAATGTTATCTATCAATTTGTTAGTGTGACGGTCACACTGTCACTGTCACGTATAATGTTATTAATCTATGTACTATAATACCCGCAATAGATGACATATCACCATTTTCTCCCTTCCTATAACATATACCATCACTTTGTTATTAGTGTGTTAGAGCTTTTTAAACCACAATTATGAAAATATTTGTTGCCCTCCACCAAatttgttaaaagaataagACTTTATATTAATTTGTCTTTCTGTGCTTGGTCTTATTAACTTGATTCCACTTGTGCCATGCCTCATTAACAAAAGCTTAATTTTGACCTCTTCCCAAAATGGGGTTGAAGGTTATTTGGCCAATGTCCATAAGCATGCAAACTAATGTACTTGCAGAAATGCAAATTTAACTAATAATTATGATCaccatctctctttttttctttgcaattgTTATTGTGTAGTTCTTGTTTTTTCTTGCCAAAAAATTGCTTAGTTCTTGTTTGGTTGGTCATTCTTCGACCGTCCTTGGTATCATATTTGTTAATTATCCTCTCTCCATTGTCAATAATTTAGTTCAGCacataatatacatataagataATATTAAGAAGGTATGCTCGatgattattaatatttttggctacaaagttttaattaaaagggTTTACAAGAAGTTGGGGATTAAAATAATAAGGAGTATGTTTTCTAgttgttgtgtttatttatttattttttaacaaacgatatcattatctacactaaaggagtGGGGAAGTGGTTAAGCTTcataatgagctaacaataatgtggttcaaattcacctttgacgagaatcaaacctaagaactctcacttataagtgaatagGAATACTTCTAGACCATAATACTATATGACGTGTTTATTTCCTATATTGACTCTCGAGTCTTTTACAAATTTTACAGACTCTCGAGTCGATTACAAATTTTTACAGTGTAAGATACTCTTAATACGTAATAAACAAGGTACTCTCAATACGTTAATATAATGTAAGATAAACAAAGGTCTAGAACTGTTGTCATCCTAAACCCTCTACTTGTTATGGTTTTATCTGTTTTTATTCTCCTGCAAACTTAATATATAGAACAAAACTAAGTCAGCCTCTCTTTGGTGTCTGTAGATATTAACAATATCTGCAAAACATTTATACAGTGCCAAATGTCCAAATTTTCAGCGTCCAACCTGATAGTTAAGTCGGAAACATATAATTATATTGCTTGTTTGAGTCCTGCGACTGCTGCAAAACAAACCTTACACTTGCGTTgttagctgagagaaagaatcaGAACACGTAAATGTTAGTTTAGtagattttattaattaatctttATATGGAACAACATTAGGGTTGACCAGGTTGAAAATCTGGAAGTCAGAGCTGCAGATTGTCGTTTAGGTTTTGTATATACATGAACCAGTCTTCCCCGTGCAATATAAATTATTCTCGTTTActtaattatgaaatttaatttgCATGGTCTACTATTAAAATACAAGATTAAACGATTTCCTCCATGTAAGTATTATATCAACGagtttttatatattaattatgacCTATTATATTATGGAAGATTGAAGTCAATCCTCAATTCCTCAGTGACTCAGTCTGTGTCTTTTGGTATCCAATTTATTCGAAACGTAGCAATATTATACATCCATCTGATCAATCATCATCATGTCTCTGGTAATTATTTGCAGGCCTCTATATTAAAGGAATGGGAATGCAAAAATAAGGTACAAATTATGTCAAGATCTTGTAGTTGAAGCACTTACTAGCGTTTACCTTATGCACTTGATCGAGGTTCTTTGTttgaatattatatatttagaGAATTTCTTTGTCAAGCCAAAAATAGTTGAAATGCTCCCTTAGGGTTAAATGATATCTCTCTTGTCATTAGAACAATACAAATTGTTTAGAGAGGGTGAAATGATGCGTCTAGAGCGCATCGATCGCTCATTAGAGAGTGATTAAAAAGTACTTTACCTGAGCGCTAGGCTTAGCAACATTTATGTCTCTTCATAGACTTCTTTTCCCGTTAATGGCCAACGTGTGGTTTGGAGTTGATCTTTGGACAAACCTGTCCTTGGAGCTATGTGCCAGAAAGTTGTTAAATTTTGCACTTATCTCTTCTTGTCAATAAACAATCCAAGGCTATGAGAAGTCGTTGAAGGCAACCGTCTTTCTTCTCACGGTGATGTTCAATCATCTGAATTTCTTTGGTTGGCTTGGAGGGCTAATGTCTAGATCTTCTCATCCTTAGTGGGTTCTCCAGGCCTATCTATTGGGCCCCAAAACaactatatattattttaatagatCTCAAAGGACCCTACATTAACAATTGTCCCAgaaaaagtattttaaaaaatgaatccCTTATTTGTTTTGACACAATAGAATGAAGATCAAATCAACTAAAAACTGAATGATTATCAAATGTTCTATCACCTTACATCAGACCATGATGAACATACTATTCAAATGCCAAATTTACTGGGTAGGGCTTTTAGTTTGGGCTGCATAATTCCGGGCCGAACTTTCAATGTTTCAGGTCCGATACATGACGATAATGGGCTTACAATCGAACTCGATCCGAAACAAAATCACATCGCACTGGACCCAATTAGGGTCCGAAAGGGCAATTCAGTCAATCGCTCCCTCATTCCCACCGAGTATAATTGCCCGGATTCCACTTGACTCGTTCTCCCTTAAGCCCTACAAACCCTACCTCTCTCATAGGCGCCTCTGCAGATACTGCGCATCTCATCTGGTACGTGATTTTTCAGTCCGAAACTTGATAATCTCCatcattttgtgaaattattgCGGTTAGGGTTTGCTTTTCGTCTCTTATTTGTTCAAGTTTAGTCCTTTTTAATtaatctttaattaatttttgagGTTGATTTCGGCAACTGGATCTGTTGGATCTTGCTTTTGTTAATTTGATTtcgaatgtgttttgttttggtgtgtttagattgaaatgttgttaatttttttgccTAAGTAGgtcaaatgtttgttttttgcttgaTTATTGTGGGCAATTTGtgggaatatatatttttggaattGGGTTTAAGAAATTAGGGATTTTGAGCAAGCTGTGATAATATATGAATGTAGATTGATATGTTTGATCGAGCTAGAAATGGAAAAGGTATTGAACTACCGTCGAGggtttttatttgcttttataACAAAATGCTTATAGTGTAAGATTTGACAAGCGATTAGTTTTTGTATTATGTTTCTGTTTGGCACATTTGAGCTTATTTACTTGCGTGCAATATCATGAACGTATTGGATGATCTTTTCTGAAGTGCAGAAGCGACAATGGTGAGAGTTAGCGTTTTGAATGATGCTCTTAAGAGCATGTACAATGCTGAGAAAAGGGGCAAGCGCCAGGTCATGATCAGACCATCATCCAAGGTCATCATCAAGTTTCTTTTGGTGATGCAAAAGCATGGTACGTAGCCATCAATTGATTGCTTGAATGCCATATTTTCATCGTTTTCAGTTACTCTGTGAGTTGATATTTTTCTGGATATGGATATTAATGTTCTTGGTTTGGTCTGTAGGATACATTGGTGAGTTCGAGTATGTTGATGATCACAGGGCTGGTAAAATTGTGGTCGAGCTGAATGGAAGGCTTAACAAGTGTGGGGTTATTAGCCCTCGTTTTGATGTTGGTGTTAAGGAGATCGAAGGATGGACTGCCAGGTTGCTTCCTTCTAGACAGGTTAGCCCATTGTTATCAGTTTGCTATTTCAAGCCTAGAAACAGGACATATGTCTTAGTCGATTCTTCTGAGGAAACATGCACAGTTTAGACTTGGTAGCTCGTCTATATTTTAGAGGAAAAAAACTCTTAAAATGTTATGTGCAAGATAATATATGGTTGGTCATGTGAATGGTGATTGCCCTAGCTTTTCCAGTTGGCTCTAGTTGTTATCAAACATTGCGCTTATCCATTTAAGCTTATGAATTTTCGGTTAACCTTGCAGTTTGGATACATTGTGCTGACGACATCTGCTGGCATTATGGACCATGAGGAGGCTAGGAGAAAGAATGTCGGTGGTAAAGTCCTTGGTTTCTTTTACTAGGCCAAGGTTTATTTAATGAATGAGATTTGAGTTTTCCTGCTTCTGAGGAGCTTTTTGGGTGTACTTTTGAACATCGTAGGATACTTCTATGTttcaatttgtgtttgttttggaTTCTGATAGAGGTTACTCAAACGTTATTCGTTTACTCTATCTTTAAGCTATTGGTGTTTATTTATCCATAATGCATCTGGTGCTGCCTCGGTCTTAAGTTATCTACTGCAATCCAAATTTTTGGCTTCGATCAATGAATACTTCTGAATGGTTTGTTTTTGTCTGACTATGGATGAATGAAAGTCGATTTTGAATTGACATGGTTCTGAAAATGTAACTTGAGCTTGAAGTTGCACATGTTGTTCCTAAACAGATGTCTGTTGGCCAGGAATCTTTGACTTAAGTGCGGTTCGATTGTATGTATGTCATATTTTTCATGCTGCTGTCTAGTCCGCAGATCCTTTCCGGATCCAATTGTCCTAATCCTAGGGATCCATCAATCtaggccgttgaaatttgatccaacagttaaagttatataacttttaaagtgggccttgatttgtagccgttggatcaaatttcaacggtcctgATTGATGGATCCCTAGAATTAGGAAAATTGGATCTGAAGAGGATCCATGTCTGTCCCCTGCCTCGAATCACTTGAGGAAAAAGTTAAGAAGACTGGTAGTGAAACCTGGACAGGGAAGTTGAATATCCGACCCGTTTCTCTATCTGGTTTTCTTGTATGGCTCCATGTTGAGCGTCCCCGTTTAGGTAGCTGTCAATTTTTTCTCTCGGATCCGTTGACGGATTTATTTCTTTACCGTTGGTACAGTTATTGATCGTTGGATTAGTTTTGAATGACCAAGATTATAGATCTTTTAGGTTAACGTCTGAAGTCTTTATGCTTGTTTCTTTTTGGATAAAACCAAATTCAAATAGACGGTCAACCATAAGAAGTACAAACAAGTCTGAAGTGATTAAGGAGAACGTAATCTGATGttctcatttttatttaaaaagagaATCATAAAAACCATACAAATGGATTCGTACGTGCTTCTATGGTCCACATGGATCTACCAAATCCCACAATAAAAATCATGCATGGCTAATGACGTAATGCGAACAGAACTGTTACTAGCGCTTCAATATATTCGTTGTGCTCcacttttttctttatttttcatgcATGGGTGAAGTGCAGAATGCCTCCGAGAATATTCTATCGTACGTTCAGATTAccggaaaaagagaaaaatgtgaTGTATGAGAACAAGAGAATACACATAAACCAGCAGGGGGTTTTATTAGGAGAGATTAATGCCAACACTGAAGGACTCTCCCACCTTGACCTAGCGGTAGTGGAAGTGGCGGTGACAAAAGTAGTACTGGGTTTTGAAGCATAATATACTAAAGTTAACAACAACACAAAGAGAAAAGAGACTGCCAAAGATCTGTAGTTGCCCTAGCCACCATCAAAAAAGCCAACCTACATgactttcaaatttcaattagtTTCTTCGTCATCGTCCTCTGCATCGTCTTTGTTGGTAGTAGCAGCAATATGGTCACCACCAACTCGACCGCCACCACTCTTGACTTCCATCGGCAACAAGGCGTCGAGGACGAAGAAGCGGATGTGATGATGCAGAAGCAAGAAgatggatgatgatgatgatgctcaAGAGCTCTTCATGTTGGAAAGGTAATGGGTGTGTCATGACGTTTTGTAGGGGAAGGGAAGGTGGGTAGAGTATCTTCTCAGGAATCAGGATATGCTCCAACGACAACTTTTTGCGTTCCATTCCATTTGCCTTTTCCCTCACTTTccaattattttttcatttttttcagttGGGCTAAACTTCAAATATATGCAATCACTTGCAAATGCGTGTAAAGTTTCCTTTAACTCTCTTTTATTatcgtattaaaaaaataaagttgaaaTGCTTCTGCGAGTCTTTCTAGTTCctgaaaaaaaatagataaccgTAGTTTACTATCAGTTGTCTcctttttgaaaaagaaaaaaaaaaactgagacGTGGGTGGTTGGTAAGTTCAttactttttaaaatatattttaataagaaaattattattgATACTCCTGAAACCTCATTTTACATTTCAAACTtcctataattaaaaagaaaaatacaggaGTGTAGACTAAATAAATTTTTTGGAGTGCTATACAGTttcatttaataaaatatataaaaaaaaacaaaagaaatcaattgTCAGTTGCCATACGTTTACGAGTGTGGCGAGAAGCTAGTATATTGAAATCCGTGTTCGTAGGTTGTCTTTCGGCTTTCGATGGTTTTTAGGCCCAAACTATCTTGGGCTTTAGGGGCCTAACAAAGAATTATACAGAAGAAAAACCAGGAAAATATTCTGCGAAGGCGGGTGTAGGGAGATACGGTGCGTTCTCATACGGTAGAGAGAGTGACCAACGTATTATACAGACAGCCCAAAAACTCGAATTCCTGAAACCCGACGTCGcctcctaaattcattggatcgTTTTGACGTCGCCGACGACCCCCCGCTACAAGCTTCTTTGAAAGgtttctctctcatctctctctcgctGCGGTCTCCTGCAGTTTCttagattttgatttttgttgattttttggtTTGGAATTTGGATTGCAGAGAGTGGTTTCGATTTGGAATTTGGGGTCGGTGAGAGAATAAATCAATTCATGGCTACTTTGCAACCGACGAGGGCTCGGGCGGATCACGACTATCTCATCAAGCTTCTCCTCATTGGCGACAGTGGTTAGTTGTCGTTTATCCTTCTCTGTTTCGTTCCTGagaaaattttggaattgagAATTGGAAGTTGGACATTCTGAGATCTAACGTGTTTTTCCTTTACTTTGGTAATTCTGGTGGCCAATGTGCTTTGCTTTTCATCCGagtgaacaattttttttcaataaaaaaagatataatCGTTATTTCTGAaccttttttttgttacaaaatAGTGGGTGTAGGGTAATATTTAGTTCTGtcaagtttgaaattttgaatgcgTGCAGTTTTTGGTAAATTTAGTGTTTAGGGAACTGTATGTGAGTGTAATTAAATGGGTTTGTGTGAAAGATCCAGTTTTGGGTTTGATGAAGACTAAGAGAGTGAGTATAATCGTACGAATTTGTTTTACGTATCGAAAATGCGATGAGTAATATCTAACTCTTATGTGACTCAATATGCATCACAATATATGCTTGATAAAAAATAACTAGAGAGTGATCACAAGTATGATAAATTACCTTATGCGCATTGGACTGTCTTGTAGGGGTTGAAGAGCATTCAACCTCTTACCATGATATCTGATATCAATTATTGGATAAAGGTCAAATGCGAGCTCTGATGGGGCTCCTTTTTTTGGTGTCAGTTGAGATTATTGCTTTGGAGGATGTGTTTTGAAATTGTGTTGAGATGGATaagaatttttagaattttttttgtttggatggtAGATCTTGTGCGTTAAAAATGGTCTAATTGTGAACTATCAGGGATCTGGTGctttcatctctttttttttttgagagatTTTCTCAGTTTTGGTTATCAACTTTTTGGTTCTAAAATGTTCAACATTTCTGCTGTAATTTTCCAGGTGTTGGCAAGAGTTGTCTGCTTTTGCGTTTCTCTGATGGCTCCTTTACAACAAGTTTTATCACCACTATTGGGTTTGTATTCGTAGAATCTGTTTCAATTTTTGTATCTGGAAACTTTTAGCAAGCGAACAAGTTTTGTGAACCAGTATATTAAGTCTGTTAGGACATGGTCATTAGCTACTGCTTAAAGCTGCTGTAGAAATATGGCATAATGAACTATTACATTAAGTGTGTTTTCTTTTAGAAGATTCATCTTTGTTTAGCATCTCTTAGATGGTCCTTTTGGTGACAGGATTGATTTCAAGATAAGAACAATTGAGCTTGATGGCAAACGGATTAAATTGCAAATCTGGGATACGGCTGGTCAAGAACGATTTCGAACAATTACAACAGGTTTTTGTTTGAGATTTTACAAATAGATAATTTGAAATGGGA contains the following coding sequences:
- the LOC137733401 gene encoding small ribosomal subunit protein uS8z/uS8w, with amino-acid sequence MVRVSVLNDALKSMYNAEKRGKRQVMIRPSSKVIIKFLLVMQKHGYIGEFEYVDDHRAGKIVVELNGRLNKCGVISPRFDVGVKEIEGWTARLLPSRQFGYIVLTTSAGIMDHEEARRKNVGGKVLGFFY